From Triticum urartu cultivar G1812 chromosome 2, Tu2.1, whole genome shotgun sequence, a single genomic window includes:
- the LOC125540321 gene encoding uncharacterized protein LOC125540321, which produces MDVHRAEPPHTGAAALDPRRAEAANRHVRALNTQFASWVQSQLQNHPAELWEDGVKDYLSHASEIMENFKDVVNWLRQNKSGTTAVSSPSPANEEKTATPATVNSKFMVQPGSDNGQKSPTTGASSLAFQNSSSPNMFSLPSQKKTAPFGGIFDNKDTPGDSSKSTFQFGGNNGFSTPTNTPGDSSKSTFQFGGNNGFSTPTTPSIFSTPGSSFNMSTSTLFSMNQQPIFTGSGNNKAAEASADADEDAEAEQPSSPSVKKAEEKGIVVVHEAKCKVYVKHDDATKGWKDIGVGQLSIRCKEGAEKASKESTPTVVIRNDVGKILLNAMIYKGIKMSVQKNTVASIFHTSDAQSESDGGNVVARTYLLRLKNEEAATNLSAVIKENAPLD; this is translated from the exons ATGGACGTCCACAGGGCAGAGCCTCCCCATACAGGAGCCGCTGCTCTAGACCCCCGACGGGCCGAGGCTGCCAACAGGCACGTGAGGGCACTGAATACCCAGTTTGCAAG CTGGGTGCAATCGCAGTTGCAAAACCATCCAGCCGAACTTTGGGAGGATGGCGTGAAAGATTACTTATCCCATGCTTCTGAAATAATG GAAAATTTCAAGGATGTTGTCAATTGGCTTAGGCAGAATAAATCAGGTACAACAGCTGTTTCATCCCCAAGTCCAGCCAATGAGGAGAAGACTGCTACGCCAGCAACTGTCAATAGCAAGTTTATGGTACAGCCAGGATCAGATAATGGACAGAAGAGTCCAACTACAGGAGCCAGCTCCCTAGCTTTTCAGAACTCAAGCTCACCGAATATGTTCTCACTCCCTTCTCAGAAGAAAACGGCACCTTTTGGCG GCATATTTGATAACAAGGACACTCCTGGCGACAGCAGCAAATCGACTTTCCAGTTTGGTGGAAATAACGGCTTTTCAACACCAACTAACACGCCTGGTGATAGCAGCAAATCGACTTTCCAGTTTGGTGGAAATAACGGCTTTTCAACACCAACTACTCCGTCCATTTTTTCTACCCCTGGTTCCAGTTTTAACATGTCAACCTCAACACTGTTTTCAATGAACCAGCAACCAATTTTCACTG GATCAGGAAACAACAAAGCTGCTGAAGCTTCAGCTGATGCGGATGAAG ATGCTGAAGCCGAGCAACCAAGCAGCCCTTCTGTAAAGAAAGCAGAAGAGAAAGGAATAGTTGTTGTTCATGAAGCCAAATGCAAGGTGTATGTGAAG CACGATGATGCTACCAAGGGTTGGAAAGACATTGGTGTTGGTCAGCTCTCTATCAGATGTAAAGAGGGTGCAGAGAAAGCTTCGAAAGAGTCCACCCCAACAGTtgttatcagaaatgat GTCGGCAAGATTCTTCTGAATGCTATGATCTACAAGGGGATAAAAATGAGTGTTCAAAAGAACACGGTTGCCTCGATATTTCACACTTCA GATGCGCAGTCTGAATCAGATGGTGGCAATGTTGTAGCTCGAACATACTTACTCCGACTGAAAAACGAAGAGGCGGCTACAAACTTGTCAGCGGTGATCAAAGAGAACGCGCCGCTGGACTGA